The sequence below is a genomic window from Spirochaetota bacterium.
CTATTGCCCCTGTTTTAAAATGCGTTATATAATAACACATAAACCTATATTAAACAACAACGCTCTAGTTTTAACATCAGTGATAATTGCGTCTTCATCTTTATATACTGTTGACAACCCACATTCATACCGCATTCCTAATTCCAAACTAAATTGATCACTTAATGGTATATCCAGTCCCAGGTCAATATATAATCCAAAATCATCATCAAAATCAATTGTTTCTTTTTCAGTTGCTGTCCCATATATTGTTGTATAAGTTATTTCTACTTCTGTATCACCCACCATACCGTAATATGCTCCAGCACCTAAAAAAAAGTATTCAAAATATAATCTTATACCAACTGGTATGATTAAATATGTTGTACCAAAATCAAATGTTATATCATCAATTGCAGTATATGCAGGATAATTAATGCTAAAACTTTTGTATATAGCAGCAAGGCCGGTA
It includes:
- a CDS encoding outer membrane beta-barrel protein, yielding MLNNKLFLLVVLFSFISMPLIAREGNSQLNGNLYLGASGADFTSWSGSTLGIVLDGDPTLWRDPSSDPGGAGGIGVVYRYFVNDNVALNTGLAAIYKSFSINYPAYTAIDDITFDFGTTYLIIPVGIRLYFEYFFLGAGAYYGMVGDTEVEITYTTIYGTATEKETIDFDDDFGLYIDLGLDIPLSDQFSLELGMRYECGLSTVYKDEDAIITDVKTRALLFNIGLCVII